The Streptomyces laurentii region TGACTAGGACGGGCCGCCAAGACCCTTCGCGCTCACGTCTGACCCGTGAAGTGCCTGGTCAGAACGATTTTTCCTTGTGGGGCGGGTGGGACTCGAACCCACGGCCGACGGATTATGAGTCCGCTGCTCTAACCGGCTGAGCTACCGCCCCGATCATCACGGCGCGTACAAGTGTGCGCGCCGTCTGCCGCAGCATAGCCGCTCATACGATCTCCTGCTCCGGATGGTCGGCCATGCCCGCTCCTGAGGACACCCGGCGGCGGCGGGCGGTTCCCCCGGAACGGAAAAAGGACCCCGAAGGGTCCTCTCTCACTCGCTCCCCCGGCTGGACTCGAACCAGCAACCCTCCGGTTAACAGCCGAATGCTCTGCCAATTGAGCTACAGGGGATCGCGCTCCCCCGACTGGACTCGAACCAGTAACCTGCCGGTTAACAGCCGGCTGCTCTGCCAATTGAGCTACAGGGGATTGCTGCGTTGCTTCGAACGGAGCCACTCCGGGCCTTCCCGGGCGGCGCTCGCTCGCTGCGACACATACATTAGCGCAAGCAGGGGGGTGCTCCGCCAATCGGTATCCCCAGGACGCTCCAGGGAAGGATCACAGGTGCGGTACAAGCTGATCTTCGTCGCCGGTCTGGCCCTCGGTTTCGTCGTCGGGACGCGGGCGGGACGGGAGCAGTACGAGCGGATGAAGAAGTCCGCCCGGCGCGTCGCGCAGAACCCCGCCGTGCGGAACGTGGCCGAGTCCGCGGCCCAGTCCGGCAAGCAGGCGGCCGGGAAGGCCGCGCGGGCCGTCGGCGAGCAGGCGCGGCGGCTCACGGCCCTGCGCGGGCCGGACGACCAGTACGGGGCCCAGGGGGCGTACGACGACGACTGGGGCGCCAGCAACACCTGACCCCCGGCCCAGCCCCGCCCCGGCCCCTCTCCGCGCGGGCAGCGGTGGCGGCGTACCTCACCTCGCCTCGTATCGCGGCGTAAAGCGGGGTATCCCGGCGTATCCATGTCCCGGCGTACGGCAGAATCTGTCGTCATGGGGATAGTCGCCGGTCTGGACAGCTCTTCCGACTCCACTCGCATCGTCGTCTGTGACGCGGACACGGGTGCCGTGCTGCGGCAGGGCCATGCCCCGCACGCGCTCGAACCCAAGGCCAAGGACGTCGATCCACAGGCCTGGCTGCTGTCCCTCGGGGAGGCCGCCGGCGGCGGGCTGCTCGAAGGGGTGCAGGCGATCGGGGTCTCCGCGCAGGCGAACGCGCTCGTCCCGCTCGACCCGCAGGGCAATCCGGTCCGCCCCGCGCTGGCCGGCAACGACAAGCGGGCGCAGGTCGCCGCGGCCGATCTCGTCGAGGCGTTCGGCGGGCGGCAGGCGTGGGCCGACGCGGTCGGCGCCGTGCCGCAGGCCCAGATGCCCGTCGCCAAGCTGCGCTGGCTCGCCCGTACCGAGCCCGAGCACGCCCAGCGCGTCGGGATGGTCCTCCAGCCGCACGACTGGCTGGTCTGGCAGCTGCTCGGCCGCCCCGCGCGCCGCACCACCGACCGCGGCGCCGCCTCCGCGACCGGCTACTGGTCGGCCCGCACCGGTTCCTACCGCCCCGACCTCGTCGAACTCGCCCTCGGCCACCAGGCCATGCTGCCCGAGGTACTCGGCCCCGGCGAGGCCGCCGGCACCACCCCCGAGGGTCTGCTGATCTCCGCCGGCACCGGCGAGACGATGGCCGCCGCGCTCGG contains the following coding sequences:
- a CDS encoding hypothetical protein (identified by MetaGeneAnnotator; putative;~sequence version:1) translates to MRYKLIFVAGLALGFVVGTRAGREQYERMKKSARRVAQNPAVRNVAESAAQSGKQAAGKAARAVGEQARRLTALRGPDDQYGAQGAYDDDWGASNT